In Gymnogyps californianus isolate 813 chromosome 6, ASM1813914v2, whole genome shotgun sequence, a single window of DNA contains:
- the HHEX gene encoding hematopoietically-expressed homeobox protein HHEX, giving the protein MQYQPPGAAPAAALGVGVPLYAPTPLLQPAHPTPFYIEDILGRGPAAAPAPHSLPAPPPPTLPSPNSSFTSLVSPYRTPIYEPTPIHPAFSHHLAATYGTGAYAGPLYSFPRAVGDYAHALIRQDPLGKPLLWSPFIQRPLHKRKGGQVRFSNDQTIELEKKFETQKYLSPPERKRLAKMLQLSERQVKTWFQNRRAKWRRLKQENPQATKKEEVEGADSHGDQRPESCLTPEQKGKEVSLDGSQYTPSPASQEDLESDVSDDSDQEVDIEGDKGYYNPTH; this is encoded by the exons ATGCAGTACCAGCCGCCGGGCGCGGCGCCGGCGGCGGCCCTGGGCGTCGGCGTCCCGCTGTACGCGCCCACGCCGCTGCTCCAGCCCGCGCACCCCACGCCCTTCTACATCGAGGACATCCtgggccgcggccccgccgccgccccggccccccactccctgcccgccccgccgccgccgacGCTGCCGTCGCCCAACTCCTCCTTCACCAGCTTGGTGTCCCCGTACCGGACTCCCATCTACGAGCCGACCCCCATCCACCCGGCCTTCTCCCACCACCTCGCCGCCACCTACGGCACCGGCGCCTACGCCGGGCCCCTCTACTCTTTCCCCCGCGCCGTCGGCGACTACGCGCACGCCCTGATCCGTCAGGACCCCCTGG GGAAGCCGCTGCTGTGGAGCCCCTTCATCCAGCGGCCGCTGCACAAGAGGAAAGGGGGGCAGGTCCGCTTCTCCAACGACCAGACCATCGAGCTGGAGAAGAAGTTCGAGACGCAGAAATACCTCTCCCCGCCGGAGAGGAAGCGCCTGGCCAAGATGCTGCAGCTCAGCGAGAGGCAG GTCAAAACGTGGTTTCAGAATCGCAGAGCCAAATGGAGGCGTCTAAAGCAG GAGAACCCCCAGGCCACCAAAAAAGAAGAAGTGGAAGGTGCTGACAGTCACGGTGACCAAAGGCCGGAGAGCTGCCTGACCCCCGAGCAGAAGGGTAAGGAGGTCTCCCTGGATGGCTCGCAGTACACCCCCTCGCCAGCCTCACAGGAGGACCTGGAGTCAGACGTCTCCGACGACTCCGATCAAGAAGTGGACATTGAAGGCGATAAAGGCTATTACAATCCTACCCACTAA